The Limanda limanda chromosome 14, fLimLim1.1, whole genome shotgun sequence genomic interval ttaagtTGATATCCATTTACACAAGGACTGACCTGGTGAACTCCTGGAAGGAGCGGAAAGCGACCATGGCTCCCATGCGCTGACAAGGTGGTGTAAAGGAGTTGTCAAGCAGAACATCACTCACGCTGGATAAATGCACCATTCCGTAGTGGTTCAGGTTGGATGAGAACGACATCCTAGGGTGTCGACAGAGAGCAGTTATTAAGGAAATCTGACAAAGCACTGGACTGGCTTTGTAAAGATGATCCCCGGCCACCGGATTGTTTAAGATAGACCACAGGTTAGTCAAATTAAACCAAAGAAAATATTCCTTTCAAAGGAACAAGGAAACATAGATCCACCAGGAAATCCCTTTTGAAAGATTCACCCATTTCACTTTGTTGGGTGTTAGTCCTTTTGATTGTAGGAGGCCTTCCCTGAAGGTATACCCACTGAAAGTACTCAAAAAAAGAGGTTTTGTGTGTCAAACCTTTCCTCAGGTTCCGATTCTGAGGTTTCTGTCCCCTCAGCATCATCATCCTTAGATTTACTATCCTGTGCTTTAAGGTCCTGGAGTTTAGTTTCCACTAATTTAGTTCCCTTGGCTTTTACAATGTCCAGGATTGGAGCAGAAAATTTCCTGCCAGGACAGTTACAGGTTTCAGTTAAGGAGATTTGCACTGGTGTACaacatgtattttttgtaaCAAGTTATTCCATTTCTTTACAATACTGAagcacacatccacacaaaaacaataattaggAATGTAACACActttcacaaagacaaacagacaaatgtttgaCACAGAGGCTAAATGCCAAATAAGAAGCTGTCGTCAGTAAGAAAAATTGAGCAAGGCTACAGACCAGTTGCTAAATTCAGCTTGATTTGAGGAAAAAATGAAAGCACCATAACATTGTTACGTAACGTAACAGGTTGTTGACTTAATTACCAAATGAATCattctttttcatatttttttctttgaacaTGCGGCTAACTAATCTACATTCACTAGACGTCAATGCCATAGAAAGAATTTTTACAATACCTGTTTAGAGTGGGGATGTTCCCTCTGCAATTAAACAACATTGATTACTAAGTGGTTAGTGGCAGGCATCAGGGGAGGGAgacagccagtgtgtgtgtgcgtgtgcgtgtgcgtgtgtgtgcgtgcgtgcgtgcgtgcgtgcgtgcgtgcgtgcgtgtgttgcAGTCATCAGTACCTACATGGATGAAATTATtgtatggaaaaaaaacacacactgactgctCAATTTACAACATGCATCATCAGATCTTATAGCTTCCTTGTCCTGAGATTCACTCGGAACAAAGACAGGGGATCATTCTCATTGTGAAGGTTAATTAACATTCATTAAATCACAAGCATGCTATAAAATGAGCGTGTGATAGCACCACAAATCAAAAAAATGCAAGCACCGAAAAGGTACACAGTGCACATACACGTAAACATACAAACATTCACGCAAAGACGGACACAATCACAGTGGTAGGACGCAGGATGTGAGTGCAACATGCTAGGCATGTACAACAGTTTGTCTTTGGTTTCTCTCCCATTCCCAAGTATAACGAAAGGATATACAATTTTTTTCCAGGACTTACAAAGGAAGAGCAACTGACATGAGATTCTTGATGCTGAGAGCTTTGTTGCTCATGTCACTCGCACTTTCAGTCTagcaaaaatacattattttgcACATGAGGAGCATTTACATGGAGAACAACGATGAACAACGACAGAGCTGGGAGAGGGGGCAGAGGAAGCTTGGCACCATGGCATGGAGGACACAAAGATTGTGGACTGAATTATTTCTCTGTGTTGGAGTGATACAACAAGCCTCTAAGCACAGCCAGTTGCCGACAAAAAGCCCCTGATCGGTGCCCAGTTAGCAGTCATTGTGAACTCTTCAAAGACACTTTTAGAGAGGCTCCCCACAAACTCCTATCTGACCACTGTAGGCGAGtactccagccaatcagagagcagggCAGGGGGAAAGTTCTTGTAGTAGTAAAGTGCCCACTGACTTTTTACACTGCACTTGTCTATAATTGGGGAAATAAGCAATACAGATACGTTTAAGGGACAGGGTAACCCAAACTCAGCCCAAGTTATTGCACTGCATTGGGCTCAGGTTGGGTTCAGACACAGATTGCCTGCAAGGTTTTGGGTTGGGCTCGGAAAGAAGAATGCAGACCCAGATGCACTCTTTTCAAACTACACAGTTTCACCTGTCTtatgtttgttgtgtctttctgtgaGCAGGATGACACAGAGGATCAGTCAAATTCACTGtgtctcttcctgtgtgtgttttcatatttaaacataGTTTGGGGACCAGTCGGGTGTTTATCCTGGTGAAGAGATCATGTAATGTGTGATCCCCTGTCGCCAGTCAGTCTAATAGTGTGAACCCATAATGACTGCAAGACTTCCGATCACAAGACAACAAGTCATGTAGTGTGAATCGTACAGCGACCAGCCGACTTTGAAAGTCGTGTAGTGTGAACTCTGCTTCAGAAATAAAGACAGAGAACCACCAAATGATGACAACAGAGGATGGCTGCAAGTATAtactaatatatataattaaagaaacaaataacTGTGCTGCCAAATTCTATATATATCCCTGTTGCAAGCATTGATTCCTGTCCACAGTGCCATTTGGGGAGGAGGGCAGGAGAGGTGAGACATAGGACATGAGCTTTGCAGGCATTTTGTGATTGTGATACCTGTTAGGATGCGATGTAGGCAGCATGAACTGGAACTCTACGATACACGTGTTGTCCCTCAGCTGTCGATGCTGGACGCTATTGAGCTCGTAGGCGATGTATGCTCTGCGCACGTAAACCTGAAGTTATCAGAGAGGAAACCACAGAAAATATTAGTTAGCTATTTGCTaagtgattatttttttaaattacataaaaGCTAATTGATTTGTAGGGTGAAATCATCATGGGTCTCACCTCCAGGGCAGCCATCCTGACCACCTGATTACTGTGGTAGAAGAAGTTTGGCAGAACATCAAAGATGGACGTCTCTGAGAGGATCAGTTTCTAGAGACAAAAATTGATGTAGAGGTATCTTCAACACTTATTATTATCAAAACATGAAATCAAGCCACAACTGCTTGTCGAGTCCTTTTTTACCAACCTGCAGGTTCTCGATGCAGAATTGGTGTCCGTACATATCAATAGCAGAAAGGAAGATGGACTCCACCTGGTTGTGTCGTAGCTCATAAGAGGGAAGGTGGGAAGCTATTAGTACCTGCAGAGGGGGAAGGTGCAGATAACCTTCCACGTTAGGTATACAAACGTAGGTTACACATGACATTATTATATGCATCACTTTTGAGTctctttttttacagtttcagctccatctttaaaatgtttaaagatCTTCGAAGGTCtcgtttagtttttttcctaaCAAATAACTGTCATAGGGGAGTaaacagtgacatctagtggtgaaattCTCACTATGATCTGTGCAGAAAAACTTCTGTTGTTGAAAAGTAGATATTACATGGTTAATTTACATTCAGCAGAGGCTTTGAGCACTTCCATTTATAAGAAGTGATATTTCAATTCCATGTTTCCCTTACTGATACCAATTCCAATACCTGGACTTGGCATGTCGGCCGATACCAATAACATTTATTAATGAATTCACAACTAATGTATTTACAGCTGTATGTTACTATTTGCTGTTAGAGAAAAGAGATTTGCAGTTTCATCTGGGTAAAACTAACATATGCATTgcacttttttgttgtttctgaatGTTGAGGACTGAGccctttttgtttaaataaattgaTCAACCATCTGACCTGCCGAGCACGAAGCGCCACCTTGGCATTGGTTGTCTTGCTGAGCTGGGTGAGTTCGGTCAAGATGGCCATCAGTTCATCTGTCAGTGTGGGATCACGGCCACACAGCTGGTCCTGCACATTGGAATATCAAACTAGTTATGTTCTCCTAACACATCTACTTAAGAAAAAGAATAATAAGAAGGAACATCCaaaaattaatattatttttcctATTATCCCCATTTCCTATAAGGACAGTTTACATGATTGTTTTTCAGAAATTGCTTTCACCAATTACTTGCTTTATTGAACAGCAACTAGTGGAATTGAATAATAACAAGTGTACTATAGGTCTATAACATTGTTGCTAATGCATATGCttaaacatatacaaacatatatatcAGCATGGTTAATATAGCTGACCATCCTCGTAACCATCATTAAATTGATAAAAGTTATAGAAGGAAAGTCTTAAGTTAAAATTCCATCACTGTCACTCACAATCAGCATTGTAACCAGCAGGTTCTTCTTGGTGACTTGGGCATGGGAGAAGATGTAGTTAAGCACATTGGCCATGTCGCCTTTGTTTTCCTCacgcagagcaaacacacatttgtcataGTGTCCTGTAAACAAGCCAATGCACAACACACAAGAGATTTGGTTAAAACTGTATAGTTGAAGTGCAATCACAGACTGCCCTCTAAAAAATGCTACAGGTCCTTCCAGACTCTTAACGACTTAAAGATTTTATCCAAGTGACATTAGAAAGCTTTACAAAGTGCAACAATATCCTAAATGTGCAATACTTTCATGTGCAATGTTACAATGTGcaacataacaaaacacattttctcatcCGTTTTAATACTCTATGTTTAATTCtattaattgtttgttttcatatatattatacttAATTGTGTCTACTTGTCTGTATGAAACCTTCCGTACCACTGGGACACTTCATTTAATTGTACACTGTGAAATGTCAATAAAGGCattgaattgaactgaactgaagATGCTGAAGGAGTTTATTGTGACAGAGCGCCACCAAAAGGACAGAACAAGTAAATGCATTTCTTCTGATGAATTTGTGTTACACAACAAATTAAACCCCATTACCCCTGCATGTTCAAACATGTCCCCACTATGAAACCTTGAAACAAATAAAGTCAGTGAGTGGCTTTTGTTCCTTACCATTCTGAAACTGGATCTCTACTTTCAGGTATTGTCTGAGCAGGTCCATCACCACCGCCTTCATGTGTCCTCGGATACCACTGCGATACCTGTTGGAGAGAGGAAATaagtcagacaaaaaaaaatgcaccaAGGACCTCAGTAGGCATGTTGCAAAAACATAGATCCACCGATCAGGAGATACAATGACTacgaaaacaaaaaaaaaatcaaaaaaagcaGTACATCTCAGTGTTATAGTGTCACTGAGGGTCATCAGATTACAATGATCAATGTGTGAAACCTTTCATCACTTTGACGTGTTGACTACAGTACTCACTTCTGTACCAGCTGAACAATGCTTTGAGTGTTCATGAAGAAGACCTCTCTCTCCGACTTCTTGTTAAGAGTAGCAGCGTGGCTGTCTAGGATGTTTGCAATCTGGAAACAAAGGAGATAAACCATATCAGCATTTTATCCCAACAACAGTGAAGACTAATAAGCAGGTAATCCACGGAGCACAGATGATCCTCTGCATTTGTCAGGGACCCCACAGAAAATATGAAACTCTGACAAGGTGTGAAATAGTTGAGAAAAACTAGTTAAATGTTGTGAAGTGTGAACGAAGCCTTTCACTTCTACTCACATTATTGCACTGGGCTGCTTTTGCTTTTCATAAAGCAGGCAGGAATATGAAATTCATAAAATATGCTTAAATATCTATTAGGGTTTTCCAATCAATAGCAAATCAAATCCAGTGTAATCAAATGAAAGACATATTTCTTATTGCAgatttaaattgaataaatattaaacactttctctgaatgtgtgtgagcgagtgggagagatagagaaagcaCTTAAATCCTTTTTACCCTTTTAATACGATTTATGTTTTGAAATCTATTGTTTGCACAAGAATCTTCGCAAAGGGTGAAGCAGGTTGATACATTACATTTTCTAACAGACTGGAAAATCCAAGTGAATCCGGACAATACAGGAGAGAATTCATGATATCAAACTAATTAAGCCTAAGAAAGGAAGCAATTGCTGGAAAACTATACcaccttttttaaaacaaacctCTAGTTGTCATTATTGTTTTGTAAGTCTAATGTGGCAGAATCAAAAATGTACAATATATGTATACATCTCTAAACTAGGGTTACAATGGAAACTAGTAGTACTACTCATTgcatgcattaaaaaaaagtgagttTCTTGACAGGTGTTTTTACTACAGAAGACAAGGTAGTGGTCATATGTTAGaatggtgtgtgcatgtgttatgCGTCACCTGCTGGCTGGGGAACTGGCAGAGCACAGAGGTGATGTTGCTGGCATACTGAGCCATCTCCTTTTTGATGGCCTTCTCCACAGCAGGCGGGATGCGACCCGACACACTGGTCATGATGTCTTGAAGCTCCAGCAGCGGCAGAGAGGGATCACGCATGGTTTTCATCAGCCTTTCCACCCATTCTTTCAACTAGGAAAGACACAGGAGGTACATAGTATATTTAGGAATCAGCTTGAGGTTGGGAGTCTTGATGCTGGTGTGTTCTCGGGGGTGTATGAATTCTCACCTTAATGCTGAAGAAAGGCTCAGGAAGACAGTAGCCATTCATGATGTGGACAAGGTGATCAAGTGTGTTGTGGAAGACTCTGTGCAGCTTCTCCCCTCTCAGAGCTACTGCCTGGATAGCAGGCAGGGCCCCTGTGTGCAGCTCTGCCTGCAagacaaatacaacacaaatgTATACAGTACTTTGCAAAACTGTTACACATACAGGCAGTGCAAGTTGAGTGGTATAGTACTTGTGGTGGACATACTGTTAAAGAGAAAAGCTATAACCCCTTACTGATATTAACCTGAATAATGAGACAAGATGTGATTTGTGAATCTCTACATGGTTTTTGCAGGTTGCAATAAGTTAAATTCAAGTCTTTTTTAAGAACATTAAAAATATTAGATCTATGTCAAGTATGAAGGAATATCTGAGTCTACACTCGCCCATAACTGAAGATAAGTTTAGGAAAACTTGTAGAGAATAACACTCAGCAGGAGTTTCCCATAGTGTTTGCAAGGGCCAAGCCAAGTGTACTCAGATAAATCCCAAACGGGATGTTTGTAAACTAAGTTATCAGGTCCATGTTGTTCTTGTTTTCAGTCATAATACTGTTGTACGATAAGTCCAATGGAAGTATCATTAAATGGACTTTAAGATAATTATCACCTACCTAAATGTTTACATGACTATAAAAGATTTTAATATACTAAAGACTTTTAAGGCCTTAAATTCTAATTAAGGACTCCTTGCTTTACAAGGAGTACAAAGAAAGTTGTTTATACTGTATTCCTCAAACGGCAGTTACCTCATCAATAGTGGAAACATACCAGTAGTGGGCTCCTTTTACACTGTTAGGTCTGCATTTCTCTTCAGGTTACAGAGCCCTCGTCTTTCTTGGCCGCCTCTAGTTCCTGCCTTGTTGATGTTTTGACTTCATTAAGTCATAAACAAAAATTCTcacccaaaaaacaaaaattcaagGCTCATAGAATAAGTGAAAATGCAAACCTCTGTCATTCAGACAGTTACTTTTCAGTGGGATCAGAAGGCTACACAGTGTCATAACTTGACATGGAAACTGTACTTCTGAACTAAACAAGACATAATGCACAACACAGTTGACTTGGCAGCTGCTTTATGGAGAATCCCAGTTGTCAAACTAAGTTAAGTACCTGTTGCACTCTGCTCGGGTCATCCAGCTGCAGCTTGGCAATGACACAGCCGGGCTCCAGTGCTGCTCCGCCTCTTTTCACGTAGTGGATACACCCAGACTCTGCAGCTGTGAGGgtcatcaccatcttcatcacctGGAATTTAAAAGCATCAGCGTTTACATCTAAACCATCTTTTAAACCTTCTATTTCTTGTGGTCAACAGACACATGAATGGGAACATGCTGTCCTGTACCTCTATCTCAACGTAGCACTGGCCAGAGAAAACGTGTCCGCCGTCCTCAACTGAGTAGGAAATTATTTTTCCTGCTGATGGAGAACGCAGCAGCGAAGGATCGTTCTCCTTTTCAAAAACGCAAGTCTTATTCCCAATTGTGATGCGATACCTATCGATAAAAAAAGGATTTTGCCAATAATTAATTTTTCATTCTAAACTTAATTAGTAATAGAAATGTTATTGTGACAATTTTCTTTGTCTTACCTGTCAACCTCCTCCTTCATGTAGGTAGTGTAGCTGCTGCCATCATACGACAGCAAAAGACCTCCATCACTGAGTCGATGGACGTCAACCTCAGCTGAAGTGGAGTTCATGATGACCACGTAGGAGTTGGGAGACTGACGTGTCACTGTCAGGACATACTTCACGCcttcatatatcagctccacaTCCACAGTAttgagcagtgtgtgtgctggCAGCACCTGGCCCCTGATCAGAGTAGtgtcatatattttatattcaaacaaCTCAAATTTCTGCTGCACACTGATGACTGTGACATGCCATGGGCATTACCTTTCCAGAGAGTGCAGGAAATTGGACACACTGTTCCTCAGATTTACATCTGCCACATGAAGAGCTCCACTCACGATTCCCAGCATGGTATCAGGGCGCTCCGCCTGCACAAAACTTTCACTTTACTTCTCAGCCAGGAAATTATTAAACATTTAATCTTAAATTCCAATGTCATGGTCACAGAAGGATAAGACACAAGGTCTTAGAAATTATCCTTGCACTGACATAATAATATGGAAGAGTGTTTTCAAACATgagcttttgtttttatagttttctCACATCCAGTGGCCAGAGCTGGAACATGTCGTCATACCTGCATCTTCTCTGAGATGAGCCTATCCAGCCAGCCAGTGTCAATGGTGTTGTGCTGGAAGCTTTCTGTCTCCAGAAGCTTAATGAGGTATTCCACTGTGGTCCTGAAGTCGCCTCTGATCGACAACTCCTTCAGAGCCACCACCATATTGCTTGAAAATAATTAAGACATAACCAAATtagacaaaatataaaaacgCCTAATTTCAGAACTGCAATGAAAAAGAATCCCATTACAAATAAATGGTTGGCTCTCTGACACACGTGTACTCACGAGATGGCTTCTTCACGATTCTCCCCCCAGGAGAAGCAGTGTCCAAACTGGGAGTCGGCAAACTCGTGCAGACCCCCGGCAGCCGCGACACTGAAGTAGCCCCACACGTTCTTATTGCTGCGGAAATTCAGCTCTTGCACCGTTCCAGAGCTCGGCTTGAAACCCTGCGATCAGACATGGACACCACACTCTGATGTAATAACAATTTAATAGCAATGGACTTTCATATTGGGTAAAACAGAACTATTAAGAGtaaaagtgacaaaataaaaaggaaaggaaaatcACCAGAAGAAACCATGGCGTTTAGCTACAAGGTATTTTATTCATACCTCGTCAGGGTTTTCACTAGTGATACGTGCTGCAATGACATGGCCCCGTGGGGAGGGGGCATTGGATAGACCCTCAAAGTCAATGAGGCTGTCTCCCCAGGGCTGGACCCCATAAAGCATCCTGATGTCTTTGATCCGGTGAAGAGGAATACCCATGGCAATCTGACAGGAGAAAGTGGGatcaaaaaaagtttaaactcATACAGAACACAGGCTCACAGGCCCTGAACGAACAGAGATTCTGTCTGGCATGCTTTTCAAATTGTTGACAGcatgtttttaagttttctaGACAACTGATAAGAAACATCTTGCAGACAGACCAAGTCCCATTGTTTCCTGTTAAAAgacagcagtgtgtgagtgggtgacACTCCTACTGTAACATCCAATCAGCTTGACTACACTGCATTCTCAGCAACACTGCCCTTCGGCCTCACTGCCATTGACCTATTTACACACAATCCTAAACACTGCAGACCAGGCCACATGACACGCTGCTGCTACAACTACTGGATCCCACTACACGAGTTCTGCACGTTGCCTCCCTCTTTTGCAGCCGGTTGCCTGGCGACATGGGACCGGTCTAGTGCAGAGCAGTGAGGGCGGTGAAGCATGCTAACTCTGTCTGCCACAGACTCAAAAGCACGATGTGTAGTGTAACACACTAGTCTGGACCTTTTCCTGAAATTtcccagaggggctgtatgagAGAGGGCAAATGTCATTAGGTTTTTCCGGAAATTCTCCTGCAAGCTCCCTCGTAAAATTCCCAGCTTCAGCTacgttgatgatgtttctatcACATGACAGGTGCAAAACTGGAATAATACAACTGGATGAGAAAGAGATACCATACACGTAGAAAATGGACATAAGGATGTCAATTTGGAGGGACAACATAGTTTGAAAGCTTTTGGAAACATAGTATTAGAAAGAACACAtgatttccacagcagaattcaTACATTACGTCCTGCCTCCTTCATGCTCTAGCCAAGTGCCACCCTTTGCCTCAATTTTCCCGACATTTTCCTATTAatgtgaacacatctgacctggacactctcctgctgctttcttcatatgtgaaaggcaaactctgccGAATGTCCATGTTCATGTCATGCAGTCCATGTCTGAAATTGGCTGGAGACTGACCTGCAGTTGAGCGGAAGGCAAGTTAACATCAGCCACCATCTCAGTACAGGGGTGTTCCACTTGCAGACGAGGGTTGAGCTCCAGGAAGTAGAAGCTGCCGTCCTGGCTGTAGAGGTACTCCACTGTACCGGCACTGACGTAACCCACCATCTTAGCCAGCTTCACAGCACACTGAGGGGAGAGGACAGGTCTGTTCATATCAAAGTTTAAATGTGTTGGTGTTAGAGCTCCATCAATAGCATATATGTGTTATGTTAAaggatttttacattttccataTCCTCAAACACATCAGAAGGGGCGATGGTAGCAGGAGCTTCCTCTATGATTTTCTGGTGTCTTCGCTGGACAGAACAGTCTCTACCAAACAGCGAAATGGCGTTGCCATACTGATCCGCCAAGATCTGGACCTCCAAGTGGCGGGCATGCCTGGCTAGCTGCATGACGAATATGGGCGATCCTGGGACTTCTGCCTGGACCTGAAGACCcaaagagacagtgaatccatGATGTTAAGAAATGCAAAAGGTATCTTTACAAAATCTTCTTACTTCCCCCCCTCTGATTCCAGCCTATACAATGTGTCAAGTCTTGCATGATGTTTTGCATCAAATGCGGGTTTTCATTTACCTGTCTGAAGAGGTTCGAGAAATCATCAGCACTATTGACTTTACGGATTCCTTTTCCTCCACCGCCTTCTGAGGCCTTCACCATCACAGGGTAGCCGACCTTCTCAGCAGCCtggcaatttaaaaaaaatgtcagcatACATGCCAAACTGTACTGTATAATAAGGCGCATGATACATTGATTTGGTATAATAGACGTCAGTTAGGTTAGACTCACTTTCAGGCCATCCTCTACATCCTCGATGCAGCCAAGCTCGTACACGTCTTGAGGAACGTTGatggtcttcttcttctggtccGACTCTGTCCATTCTACTGTCAGGCCTGAAAGTAACAAAGAGGGAACACAATCAGCATACACGTTCTTACATGTCCACCATGACATTGTGCGATATTAGAAACTATCTTTTATGAGCTCTTCATCTCACTTGAAGCACCTCACAATTACAAAAAAATTGCTAAAACTGTGCACCCACTATACATATTTGGGATCTTGAGAGATGCATGgagcattgttttttttagaacaaGACAAAAACCTCATTATTTTCATCCAAGCTTATTTTAAATAGTGTCAACAGAAGACTATTTTTAGACAACACTCAAACCTTGACCtacctgttccactccagggcagggttGGAATGCCAGCCGTCTGAGCGACGATAGAGGAGGCAATCTTGTCTCCTAAAGCCCACATAGCCTGACTTGGGGGACCTGAGGAAGGAGCGAAAAATTAATCCACataaagcatttaaataaataaaatgacttaAAGCTTAGGagtcatgcaaaaaaaaaagtaggaGTGTTCTCTAACCCATGAAAGCGATGCCATTCTTTTGCAGCAGCTCTGGGAGTTTGGGGTTCTCTGATGCGTGACCCCAACCAGCCCACACAGCCTGAACAGGTATGCGTTTTGCAATGTCCAGAATGAGCTCCACATTGGcgtagttgttgttgttagtcCCTCCGGGCACCGGTACGTAATGATCTGCCATTTTGATGTACTCTATggaagacagaaacacaaaaaagaatttataaaaagactttaaaataaatgttcattAGAACAACCAGTTTACTGCCAGGTAGTTTACACAATTCTTGAAGTATAAACAGATTCCTAATAAAGAGGCATTAATGAAAATCAATGATTGATACAGAGAACCTGCATTTCTCAGAAGTGCTAGGATGTACTAGCAAAGAGTTGAGACCTGAGACCTTGGCTGATTCTGGTACCACAGCTGTAACGCCTACTCAGGTGTTTtacatgtttgaaaaaaatcatGTTGAATCTCACCTGCATTGGCCTTCAGGTCCTCTGGggtcaccatgacaacaaagCGGATCGCCCTCTCATTGCGAAACATCTCGTAGGCCCAGCGGCGGATGGAGCGCATGCATTTGACTGCTGCGATACCATTGTTAGCGATAAGGACCTAGGGAAGCGAAATCAAAATACTCCATCAATCAGTCTAATTGTTTCACAGCATAACAGTTATAGAGCATTAAACGTTCACAGAAATGCTTCTTGTCATTTTATGAAAATTAAACCACCGTGTCTTTTGAATGTGGTGGCAGAAAAAGCTGAGGGTACATTTTAAATTAGAGAAAATAATGAGACTGGACTAGTAATTTAGTAGGAATTTTGCTTGTAGGTGCTCAAGGCAACAGCGAGATATCACTGTGTCTATATATAATGATTGTACAGTGTAATAGTCATAACATTTCATGGGTTTTGTTTTTGACTCATTGTCAGCTTGAATGTGGCACAACTGGCTTAGCACTTTTAGCACGTCTTCCAGTCTGGTATGTACAGATAATTACCTTCTCGATGACCTTGTTGCCACCAAATCGGGTGACAAATTCCGCGGGGGAAGCCACGGTGAAGTCCCTCTGCAGATCAATACGCCGGCGGTCTCTGCCTTGCTTCACCAGGTGCAGCCCTGACATGCTTGGtctgtgtatttaaatacagaagATAAACTTAATAAAACCTCCAGCTTTAGAAAGAACAGGGTGGGGGTAACTATGCTAATGATAAGGAAAAAACTCGTGCTTTTTAAGAGTGAAAAACCCGTCTCGAGTATTTGAGCAGCAGCTTTGttattatgcattttacaaccCATAGATAACAAGACACTGATATCAACTCATATCGATTTCAGACTATAAACTGGTTTTAAGAG includes:
- the acaca gene encoding acetyl-CoA carboxylase 1 isoform X2, whose product is MAQQNSAAKKNPAVAALHSHFIVGSVSEENSEDEVLGKLDMQPEEKEARSLSPSPSSCSSDSTCDMGFDHIDGPINNLRPSMSGLHLVKQGRDRRRIDLQRDFTVASPAEFVTRFGGNKVIEKVLIANNGIAAVKCMRSIRRWAYEMFRNERAIRFVVMVTPEDLKANAEYIKMADHYVPVPGGTNNNNYANVELILDIAKRIPVQAVWAGWGHASENPKLPELLQKNGIAFMGPPSQAMWALGDKIASSIVAQTAGIPTLPWSGTGLTVEWTESDQKKKTINVPQDVYELGCIEDVEDGLKAAEKVGYPVMVKASEGGGGKGIRKVNSADDFSNLFRQVQAEVPGSPIFVMQLARHARHLEVQILADQYGNAISLFGRDCSVQRRHQKIIEEAPATIAPSDVFEDMENCAVKLAKMVGYVSAGTVEYLYSQDGSFYFLELNPRLQVEHPCTEMVADVNLPSAQLQIAMGIPLHRIKDIRMLYGVQPWGDSLIDFEGLSNAPSPRGHVIAARITSENPDEGFKPSSGTVQELNFRSNKNVWGYFSVAAAGGLHEFADSQFGHCFSWGENREEAISNMVVALKELSIRGDFRTTVEYLIKLLETESFQHNTIDTGWLDRLISEKMQAERPDTMLGIVSGALHVADVNLRNSVSNFLHSLERGQVLPAHTLLNTVDVELIYEGVKYVLTVTRQSPNSYVVIMNSTSAEVDVHRLSDGGLLLSYDGSSYTTYMKEEVDRYRITIGNKTCVFEKENDPSLLRSPSAGKIISYSVEDGGHVFSGQCYVEIEVMKMVMTLTAAESGCIHYVKRGGAALEPGCVIAKLQLDDPSRVQQAELHTGALPAIQAVALRGEKLHRVFHNTLDHLVHIMNGYCLPEPFFSIKLKEWVERLMKTMRDPSLPLLELQDIMTSVSGRIPPAVEKAIKKEMAQYASNITSVLCQFPSQQIANILDSHAATLNKKSEREVFFMNTQSIVQLVQKYRSGIRGHMKAVVMDLLRQYLKVEIQFQNGHYDKCVFALREENKGDMANVLNYIFSHAQVTKKNLLVTMLIDQLCGRDPTLTDELMAILTELTQLSKTTNAKVALRARQVLIASHLPSYELRHNQVESIFLSAIDMYGHQFCIENLQKLILSETSIFDVLPNFFYHSNQVVRMAALEVYVRRAYIAYELNSVQHRQLRDNTCIVEFQFMLPTSHPNRGNIPTLNRKFSAPILDIVKAKGTKLVETKLQDLKAQDSKSKDDDAEGTETSESEPEERMSFSSNLNHYGMVHLSSVSDVLLDNSFTPPCQRMGAMVAFRSFQEFTRNIADVLSCFSDSPPSSPTFPEGGNPVLYGEEEIKNIQDEPIHILNVAIKTDSDIDDDGLAAVFRDFTHSKKSLLFEHGIRRLTFLVAQKDFRKQVNCEVDQRFHREFPKFFTFRARDKFAEDRIYRHLEPALAFQLELNRMRNFALTAIPCANHKMHLYLGAARVEAGTEVTDYRFFVRAIIRHSDLVTKEASFEYLHNEAERLLLEAMDELEVAFNNTTVRTDCNHIFLNFVPTVIMDPSKIEESVRSMVMRYGSRLWKLRVLQAELKINIRLTPTGKQIPIRLFLTNESGYYLDISLYKEVTDSRTGQVGPKDRQIMFQAYGDKQGPLHGMLINTPYVTKDLLQSKRFQAQSLGTTYVYDFPEMFRQALKKLWHSSQAFAYLPKCPLPNELLTFTELVLDAQGQMVQMNRLPGGNEIGMVAWRMTLRTPEYPAGREIIVISNDITHKIGSFGPQEDILFLRASEMARESGIPRIYIAANSGARIGLAEEIRHMFHVAWQDPADPYKGFKYLYLTPQDYKKVSALNSVHCEHVEDEGESRYKITDIIGKDEGLGVENLRGSGMIAGESSLAYDEIITMNLVTCRAIGIGAYLVRLGQRTIQVDNSHIILTGAGALNKVLGREVYTSNNQLGGIQIMHNNGVTHSTVCDDFEGVFNILEWLTYMPKCSSSPVPILSAKDPIDRPVEFVPTKTPYDPRWMLAGRPSQSPKGSWQSGFFDHGSFMEIMQPWAQSVVVGRARLGGIPTGVVAVETRSVELTIPADPANLDSEAKIIQQAGQVWFPDSAFKTAQAIKDLNREGLPLMVFANWRGFSGGMKDMYDQVLKFGAYIVDGLREYRQPVLVYIPPQAELRGGSWVVIDPTINPRHMEMYADKDSRGGVLEPEGTVEIKFRRKDLVKTMRRVDPVYVSLAERLGTPELSPPDRKELESQLKEREEFLLPIYHQVAVQFADLHDTPGRMQEKGVITDILEWQTSRQFFYWRLRRLLLEDTVKRKIQAANGELTDGQIQAMLRRWFVEAEGAVKAYLWDDNEEVVGWLERHLAEEEGARSVIDENIKYIRRDHILKQIRSLVQANPEVAMDSIVHMTQHISPTQRAEVVRILSTMESSSSSSSSSS